A single genomic interval of Daucus carota subsp. sativus chromosome 1, DH1 v3.0, whole genome shotgun sequence harbors:
- the LOC108201718 gene encoding protein NRT1/ PTR FAMILY 5.10, protein MTAASSIITPLLSDDVVKFAVDYKNRPVYRSTSGRWRSALLIIGAEISERIAYCGISLNLITYLTGDLGQSTAAAAANVNAWFGFSLITPLLGAIIADSYLGRYRTIVVASFIYVLGLGLLTISAVIPFNPTDCDSNSLSCHPPLFQLILFFSSLYLVALAQGGHKPCAQAFGADQFDAEDLDECKAKSSFFNWWYFGSCTGTLVALTILSYIQDNFGWGLGFGIPCITMSLALVVYLLGTMSYRFSISSDEKSPFMRIGRVFVIAVRNRSLVSSAPSLNDKAREILADQGSQKFNFLDKALLSPDSSKEDENSCSISEVEEAKSVLRLAPIWASCLVYGIVFAQSITLFTKQGVTMNRSIGSQFQIPPAALQAVIYLAVLLFIPVYDRGLVPIARVLTRKPAGITMLQRIGVGLLFSVFSMLSAALVEIKRLQTAQDYGLVDTPDASIPMSIWWLVPQYVLLGLADVFAIIGLQEFFYDQVPAELRSVGLSLYLSIFGVGSFLSSFLISVIQNASSKNGRDGWFADNLNRAHLDYFYWLLCGLSAMALLMYLFIARSYVYVRTSILIHA, encoded by the exons ATGACCGCCGCTTCTTCCATCATCACTCCACTCCTATCCGACGACGTCGTAAAATTCGCCGTTGACTACAAAAACCGGCCAGTGTATCGATCAACTTCCGGCCGATGGCGATCGGCACTCCTCATTATAG GTGCTGAAATTTCCGAGAGAATCGCTTATTGCGGAATCAGCTTGAATTTAATAACATATCTTACCGGAGACTTGGGTCAATCCACGGCGGCTGCTGCGGCTAATGTGAATGCTTGGTTTGGCTTCTCCCTGATCACGCCGCTGTTGGGAGCAATTATCGCTGATTCGTATTTAGGTCGATATCGAACAATCGTCGTCGCTTCATTTATTTATGTCTTG GGTCTTGGCTTGTTGACAATCTCAGCTGTTATTCCTTTCAATCCTACAGACTGTGATTCCAATTCTTTATCCTGTCATCCTCCCTTGTTCCAACTTATTCTCTTCTTTTCATCCCTATACCTTGTTGCTCTAGCACAAGGAGGACATAAACCCTGTGCTCAGGCATTTGGAGCTGACCAATTCGATGCTGAAGATTTGGATGAGTGCAAAGCCAAAAGTTCATTCTTTAATTGGTGGTATTTTGGTTCATGTACTGGTACATTGGTGGCTCTCACAATTCTAAGTTATATTCAAGATAATTTTGGTTGGGGTTTAGGTTTTGGGATTCCATGTATCACCATGAGTTTGGCATTGGTGGTGTACTTGCTTGGAACTATGTCATATCGATTTAGCATCAGCAGTGATGAGAAGAGTCCGTTCATGAGGATTGGCAGAGTTTTTGTTATAGCAGTAAGGAATCGTTCACTTGTCTCGTCAGCACCATCATTAAATGACAAGGCTAGGGAAATTTTGGCTGATCAGGGTTCACAAAAATTTAA TTTTCTCGATAAAGCACTGCTTTCACCTGATAGTTCAAAGGAGGATGAAAATTCGTGTAGCATTAGTGAAGTTGAGGAAGCAAAGTCAGTTCTCAGGCTGGCTCCTATATGGGCTTCATGTTTAGTATACGGCATTGTGTTTGCACAGTCTATCACATTATTTACTAAGCAAGGAGTTACGATGAACAGATCTATTGGGTCACAGTTTCAGATACCTCCTGCTGCATTACAAGCTGTCATCTACCTTGCTGTACTTCTTTTCATTCCTGTCTATGACCGTGGTCTGGTCCCAATCGCAAGAGTCCTGACTAGGAAGCCTGCAGGCATAACAATGCTACAAAGAATTGGAGTTGGACTACTTTTCTCGGTCTTTTCCATGCTATCAGCAGCTTTGGTTGAGATAAAACGACTTCAAACTGCGCAAGATTACGGACTGGTTGATACACCAGATGCATCCATTCCAATGAGCATCTGGTGGTTAGTACCACAGTATGTATTGTTGGGACTAGCTGATGTTTTTGCTATAATTGGTCTTCAAGAGTTCTTTTATGATCAGGTTCCTGCCGAATTAAGAAGTGTAGGTCTTTCTCTATATCTGAGTATCTTCGGAGTTGGAAGCTTCTTGAGCAGCTTTCTCATCTCCGTTATTCAAAATGCCTCCAGTAAAAATGGTCGTGATGGTTGGTTTGCGGACAACTTAAATCGAGCTCATCTTGATTACTTTTACTGGCTACTTTGCGGACTCAGCGCAATGGCATTACTGATGTATTTGTTCATTGCAAGATCATACGTTTATGTGCGGACAAGTATTCTGATACATGCATGA
- the LOC108195135 gene encoding mitogen-activated protein kinase kinase 9: MALVQKRRQLSLHLPRCPLPLPPTTTTTATTTISPDLEKLQVLGHGNGGTVYKVHNNKTSKTYALKHIHANTDSTTRRQILREVDILRRIDSPYVINCHNITERQDGDIQILMEFMDAGNLDTLLKKTGTFSEPVLSNVAFQVLNGLNYIHTNKIIHRDIKPANLLVNSKFEIKISDFGVSKLMCRTLDPCNSYVGTCAYMSPERFDPETYGRDYNGYAADIWSLGLTLLELYLGHFPLLSPGQRPDWATLMCAICFGESPSLPESVSGEFRSFIECCLQKESSKRWTAEELLSHPFVMQSSQKL; the protein is encoded by the coding sequence ATGGCTCTTGTTCAGAAACGCCGCCAGCTCAGCCTCCACCTCCCACGCTGCCCCCTCCCTCTGCCACCGACAACCACCACAACGGCTACAACCACCATCTCCCCCGACCTCGAAAAGCTCCAGGTCCTGGGCCACGGCAACGGCGGCACCGTCTACAAAGTCCACAACAACAAAACCTCCAAAACCTACGCGCTCAAACACATCCACGCCAACACCGACTCCACCACGCGCCGCCAGATCCTCCGCGAAGTCGACATCCTCCGCCGCATCGACTCCCCCTACGTCATCAACTGCCACAACATCACCGAACGCCAAGACGGCGACATCCAAATCCTCATGGAGTTCATGGACGCCGGCAATCTCGACACGCTCCTCAAAAAAACCGGCACCTTCTCCGAACCGGTCTTATCCAACGTCGCCTTTCAAGTCCTCAACGGCCTCAACTACATCCACACAAACAAAATCATCCACCGCGACATCAAGCCAGCAAATTTACTCGTAAACTCAAAATTCGAGATCAAAATCTCCGATTTCGGGGTGAGCAAACTCATGTGCCGAACCCTCGACCCATGCAACTCATATGTAGGTACTTGCGCGTACATGAGCCCGGAGCGGTTCGATCCCGAGACCTACGGGCGTGATTACAACGGATACGCGGCTGATATTTGGAGTTTAGGCTTGACATTGCTGGAATTATATTTGGGGCATTTTCCGCTGTTGTCGCCGGGGCAGAGGCCTGATTGGGCGACGCTTATGTGCGCTATTTGCTTCGGGGAGTCTCCGAGTCTGCCGGAGAGTGTGTCGGGGGAGTTTAGGAGTTTTATTGAGTGTTGTTTGCAGAAGGAGAGTAGTAAGAGGTGGACGGCTGAGGAGCTGTTGTCTCATCCGTTTGTGATGCAGAGTAGTCAGAAATTGTGA
- the LOC108204559 gene encoding dihydropyrimidine dehydrogenase (NADP(+)), chloroplastic encodes MALLGSSQIVGNSSSVKFPASFPAWRRCSSRRSVGFRVFASETQGEPDLSVTVNGLNMPNPFVIGSGPPGTNYKVMKKAFDEGWGAVIAKTVSLDAAKVVNVTPRYARLRADANGSGLGQIIGWQNIELISDRPLETMLQEFKQLKEEYPDRILIASIMEECNKASWEELIDRVEQTGIDAIEINFSCPHGMPERKMGAAVGQDCELLGEVCEWINAKATVPVWAKMTPNITDITKPARVALESGCEGVAAINTIMSVMGINLNTLHPEPCVEGYSTPGGYSAKAVHPIALAKVMSIAQMMKTDFTDKDYSLSAIGGVETGGDAAEFILLGANTVQVCTGVMMHGYDLVGKLCTELKDFMKMHNFSSIEEFRGMSLQYFTTHTELVRMQKEAVQKKKAMKKGLASDKDWTGEGFVKESESMVSN; translated from the exons ATGGCTTTACTGGGGTCAAGTCAGATCGTCGGAAACAGCAGTTCCGTGAAGTTTCCGGCGAGTTTTCCGGCGTGGAGGAGGTGTAGTAGCAGAAGAAGTGTTGGGTTTAGAGTTTTTGCATCTGAAACACAAGGGGAGCCAGATCTGAGTGTGACTGTAAATGGGTTGAATATGCCTAACCCGTTTGTGATCGGGTCGGGTCCTCCTGGTACAAACTATAAGGTGATGAAGAAAGCTTTTGATGAAGGATGGGGTGCTGTCATTGCAAAAACT GTGTCATTAGATGCAGCCAAAGTTGTAAATGTAACTCCTCGATATGCACGATTGCGAGCAGATGCAAATGGCTCAGGCCTAGGCCAGATAATTGGGTGGCAGAATATTGAACTCATAAGTGACCGACCTCTAGAAACAATGTTGCAAGAATTTAAACAGCTAAAAGAAGAGTATCCAGATCGGATTTTAATTGCTTCAATTATGGAAGAGTGCAACAAAGCTTCCTGGGAGGAACTTATCGACAGAGTTGAGCAAACTGGAATA GATGCCATTGAGATCAATTTTTCATGTCCCCATGGTATGCCAGAGCGTAAAATGGGTGCGGCTGTGGGTCAAGACTGTGAATTGTTGGGAGAAGTTTGTGAATGGATCAATGCAAAAGCCACAGTTCCAGTTTGGGCAAAGATGACCCCCAACATCACTGATATTACAAAG CCAGCAAGGGTTGCTCTGGAATCAGGATGTGAAGGCGTAGCTGCTataaatacaataatgagtGTCATGGGAATTAATCTCAATACATTACATCCTGAACCTTGTGTGGAGGG ATACTCAACTCCTGGGGGCTACTCTGCGAAGGCAGTTCATCCTATTGCACTTGCAAAAGTGATGAGCATTGCACAAATGATGAAAACGGATTTTACAGATAAAGATTATTCTCTTTCGGCTATTGGTGGTGTGGAAACAGGTGGTGATGCTGCTGAATTTATTCTTCTTGGAGCAAACACTGTTCAG GTCTGTACTGGTGTAATGATGCATGGTTATGATCTTGTAGGAAAGCTCTGCACTGAACTGAAAGATTTTATGAAAATGCACAACTTTTCATCCATAGAAGAATTCAGAGG GATGTCTCTTCAGTATTTTACAACCCACACAGAATTGGTCAGGATGCAAAAAGAAGCGGTACAGAAGAAAAAGGCAATGAAAAAAGGACTGGCATCAGACAAAGACTGGACAGGTGAAGGATTTGTGAAAGAAAGTGAGAGCATGGTTTCCAACTGA